From Actinopolyspora lacussalsi, a single genomic window includes:
- a CDS encoding hypothetical protein (product_source=Hypo-rule applied; pfam=PF05141): MDGRPRLGPEESTVPPFGTWPLDVARADSVLVEGEYGVRLSGRDGPVRLVGKRAGSGISLGSAPSWRELYRTLIRLRLTRGRRDPAWLALLTEALERIPDDSSRDEPPRDGSPRDSFPRGGARQGGARRPGSAWSRFAGMPAADPIIRMHCATAEPRVPDDAVAPLGEPTPAHPAFPGGTIAVRLPTLLRTGPTLPHPLLGEVVGNRFERGESASRYFLEHFVRPLLRAFRLALENPPGMLFTPRVENLAVELSPETQATGRFVVTPETAVREAREVTATEVRDGVRELVRTLQELSETFERTEFGERDRAGRGEFRAAMRQVISAELRDLETGSADVLSGNHPLRGFVHTVPAEQDELLRRVLRTVQERTRLRRWNRELGQPTVVIDLESCGLVPERTVPSGQAGSELFRNRSDVETVLRSLPREERANRCRPGGVGPESHRSENVLPEDSLPEASLPEASLSEASRPENYPSDPRRSEPSPDESGGAGGLRFRSRESHRPAESVWDPPTAELAELNTPVTGTVGSGLPRFVWDIRDAGGRVVFCVPGSERHYDHARVVLDRAGVPEADLIRVPLTGSGPATEWTVRRLRELGDTDVVAIFDTESAAKGIELSGVLTVAVSPRGDLPRQRDGRENGAAESRAVPERGVPVISSFETSPWRRSAWSQPVLSNTHSLEELQIASLRENRSSWRWAVRLTRTETESMIESVLDDADRAADRTARGATVKFAADEPVADPAERTRRTVGALHHVLTRKQFLKGSRSNYLLADMHRDADSFVARDEPVEVMLLGFPIKQSLNRLKACGPLPDIAELGGLIRLRELQRAARGVHPPGLRFNILTDGRHFRPRPASVTAAYTRKLREYASLVGLDGCVSIREIDSLATERLGREVTAQRPAMYERFRGSLESALHGLDITDQPLRTLDRVRDRADARVGPDAESVARSLYLFREMVMSMVYSVPVPTPTGTDRFGWARRVYADVYNFGDSRLSPRLRQARVAVLRRAWHNAIRYLSTMQVDEELGYEKLLDPRVRLTVSAVTKGRCGFTYLGGSGLLPWQGTGVLDSRGYVAVDFAVSLIDQGFVPAFSPLLGPSQPLMMVPPQYARLPSRGARTPGALLDGSLRDRARLRRK, from the coding sequence TTGGACGGTCGGCCCCGGCTTGGCCCCGAGGAAAGCACAGTACCGCCGTTCGGGACGTGGCCGCTCGACGTGGCCCGGGCCGATTCCGTGCTCGTCGAAGGCGAGTACGGGGTGCGTCTGTCGGGTCGCGACGGTCCGGTCCGGCTGGTCGGAAAGCGGGCGGGTAGCGGGATCTCCCTGGGCAGCGCCCCGAGCTGGCGGGAGCTCTACCGGACGCTGATCCGGCTGCGTCTCACCCGTGGACGCCGTGATCCGGCATGGCTGGCGCTGCTCACCGAAGCACTCGAAAGGATCCCCGATGATTCTTCCCGGGACGAGCCCCCGCGGGACGGATCCCCGCGGGACTCGTTCCCGCGGGGCGGGGCCCGACAAGGCGGAGCTCGTCGTCCCGGATCGGCGTGGAGCCGGTTCGCCGGGATGCCGGCAGCGGACCCGATAATCCGGATGCACTGCGCCACGGCCGAACCACGCGTTCCCGACGATGCGGTGGCTCCGCTGGGTGAGCCGACCCCCGCCCACCCCGCCTTTCCCGGCGGGACCATAGCCGTCCGGCTACCCACCCTGCTGCGGACCGGTCCGACGCTGCCGCACCCCCTGCTGGGCGAGGTGGTGGGCAACCGTTTCGAACGCGGCGAGAGCGCGTCGCGTTACTTCCTGGAACACTTCGTCCGGCCGCTGCTGCGGGCCTTCCGACTCGCACTGGAGAACCCGCCGGGAATGCTGTTCACACCGCGGGTGGAGAACCTCGCCGTGGAACTCTCACCGGAGACGCAGGCCACCGGCCGGTTCGTCGTGACTCCGGAGACCGCGGTGCGCGAGGCCCGGGAGGTCACGGCGACCGAGGTGCGCGACGGGGTGCGCGAACTGGTCCGCACGCTCCAGGAGCTTTCCGAGACGTTCGAGCGGACCGAGTTCGGCGAGCGGGACCGGGCGGGGCGCGGCGAGTTCCGCGCCGCGATGCGGCAGGTGATCTCGGCCGAGCTGCGTGATCTGGAAACCGGCAGCGCCGATGTGCTGTCCGGCAACCATCCGCTGCGCGGTTTCGTGCACACCGTCCCGGCCGAACAGGACGAGCTGCTTCGCCGGGTGCTGCGTACCGTGCAGGAGCGCACCCGGCTGCGCAGGTGGAACCGCGAGCTCGGCCAGCCGACCGTGGTGATAGACCTGGAATCGTGCGGGCTAGTGCCGGAACGCACGGTCCCATCGGGACAGGCCGGGAGCGAACTGTTCCGGAACCGCTCGGACGTCGAGACGGTCCTGCGCTCCTTGCCACGCGAGGAACGGGCGAATCGTTGCCGGCCCGGTGGCGTCGGCCCCGAATCCCACCGCTCGGAGAACGTCCTGCCGGAAGATTCCCTACCGGAGGCTTCCCTACCGGAGGCCTCCTTGTCGGAGGCTTCCCGCCCCGAGAATTACCCGTCTGACCCCCGCCGCTCCGAGCCGAGCCCCGACGAATCCGGCGGGGCGGGCGGACTGCGATTCCGGAGCCGGGAGTCCCACCGCCCCGCCGAATCCGTGTGGGACCCCCCAACCGCCGAGCTCGCGGAGCTGAACACGCCGGTTACCGGCACGGTCGGATCGGGACTGCCCAGGTTCGTCTGGGACATCCGCGACGCGGGTGGCCGGGTGGTGTTCTGCGTGCCGGGCTCCGAGCGGCACTACGACCACGCCCGAGTCGTATTGGATCGCGCCGGGGTTCCCGAGGCCGACCTCATCCGGGTTCCGCTCACCGGGTCCGGTCCCGCGACCGAGTGGACCGTCCGCCGACTGCGCGAACTCGGCGACACCGATGTCGTGGCGATCTTCGACACCGAATCCGCCGCCAAGGGCATCGAGCTCTCCGGAGTGCTGACCGTCGCGGTCTCGCCGCGAGGGGATCTGCCCCGGCAACGAGACGGTCGGGAGAACGGCGCCGCCGAGTCCCGCGCCGTTCCGGAGCGGGGCGTGCCCGTGATCTCCAGTTTCGAGACCTCCCCGTGGCGCCGCTCCGCGTGGTCCCAGCCCGTGCTCTCCAACACGCATTCCCTGGAAGAGCTCCAGATCGCCTCGTTGCGGGAGAACCGCAGTTCGTGGCGCTGGGCGGTCCGGCTGACCCGTACGGAAACCGAGTCCATGATCGAATCCGTGCTCGACGACGCCGACCGTGCCGCGGACCGAACCGCGCGTGGCGCGACGGTGAAGTTCGCGGCGGACGAGCCGGTCGCCGACCCCGCCGAACGGACCCGGCGCACCGTCGGGGCGCTGCACCACGTGCTCACCAGAAAGCAGTTCCTCAAGGGATCGCGGTCCAACTACCTGCTGGCGGACATGCACCGCGACGCGGATTCCTTCGTGGCGCGCGACGAGCCGGTCGAGGTGATGCTGCTGGGTTTCCCGATCAAGCAGTCGCTGAACCGGCTGAAGGCTTGCGGGCCGCTACCGGACATCGCCGAGCTGGGCGGGCTGATCCGACTGCGCGAACTGCAGCGGGCGGCGCGCGGTGTCCACCCGCCCGGGCTGCGCTTCAACATCCTCACCGACGGCAGGCACTTCCGCCCCAGGCCGGCGTCGGTGACAGCCGCGTACACCCGCAAACTGCGCGAATACGCCTCCCTGGTCGGACTCGACGGCTGCGTGTCCATCCGAGAGATCGACTCACTGGCCACCGAACGGCTCGGTCGGGAGGTGACCGCCCAGCGCCCCGCCATGTACGAGCGCTTCCGAGGTTCGCTGGAAAGCGCGTTGCACGGGCTCGACATCACCGATCAACCACTGCGCACCCTGGACCGGGTGCGGGATCGGGCGGATGCGCGGGTCGGGCCGGACGCGGAGAGCGTGGCGCGTTCGCTCTACCTGTTCCGCGAGATGGTGATGTCCATGGTCTACTCCGTGCCCGTGCCGACCCCCACGGGCACGGATCGGTTCGGCTGGGCCCGAAGGGTGTACGCCGACGTGTACAACTTCGGCGACTCGCGGCTCTCGCCGCGGCTCCGGCAGGCACGCGTCGCGGTGCTGCGTCGTGCCTGGCACAACGCGATCCGCTATCTGTCCACCATGCAGGTGGACGAGGAACTCGGTTACGAGAAACTGCTGGATCCCCGGGTGAGGCTCACCGTGAGCGCCGTGACCAAGGGACGCTGCGGTTTCACCTATCTGGGTGGTTCCGGGTTGCTTCCCTGGCAGGGGACCGGGGTGCTCGACAGCAGGGGATACGTCGCCGTGGACTTCGCGGTATCGCTGATCGACCAGGGATTCGTGCCCGCGTTCTCCCCACTGCTGGGGCCGAGTCAGCCGTTGATGATGGTTCCGCCGCAGTACGCGCGGCTGCCTTCCCGCGGGGCACGTACACCGGGCGCCCTGCTGGATGGCTCCCTGCGGGACAGAGCCCGCCTGCGCCGCAAATGA
- a CDS encoding hypothetical protein (product_source=Hypo-rule applied), which produces MTCPPTTAMPITGLLRSPERPVSPTGLRRRRGDATVETSACPTTPQCLTASQGEDTNTFSDQRFHRKDRAPSRLPRAGTDVTPLPRTGIGSRIPTAPSLRYSAAQHHQRRRSRTGIPVLVSPLASTGIPVFYGETRCPGFIVAHLAEPPARLSLRVPRHRVATYTTSGPSSREPHRRTRGGADRVHGGSSACAGAWDSTTRQCCWPGDFARS; this is translated from the coding sequence ATGACGTGCCCCCCGACCACGGCTATGCCGATCACCGGTCTCCTCCGTTCCCCCGAGCGTCCTGTTTCCCCGACAGGGCTACGGCGTCGACGGGGCGACGCCACGGTGGAAACTTCGGCCTGCCCAACAACTCCACAATGCCTTACAGCGTCACAAGGTGAAGACACGAACACCTTTTCGGACCAACGATTTCACCGAAAAGATCGTGCTCCCTCCAGACTTCCGCGAGCCGGTACCGACGTTACTCCCCTCCCCCGAACCGGTATCGGCTCGCGGATTCCAACAGCTCCGTCGTTGAGATACTCCGCTGCTCAACATCATCAACGACGACGGAGTCGAACCGGGATTCCGGTACTCGTTTCCCCCCTGGCGAGTACCGGGATCCCGGTTTTCTATGGAGAGACGCGTTGCCCCGGTTTCATAGTCGCTCACTTGGCGGAACCTCCGGCACGGCTCTCGCTGCGGGTGCCCCGACATCGGGTAGCGACCTACACAACGTCGGGGCCGTCCTCGCGAGAGCCGCACCGGAGAACCCGCGGCGGTGCCGACCGCGTGCATGGTGGGAGTTCGGCCTGCGCTGGTGCTTGGGACTCGACTACTCGTCAGTGCTGCTGGCCCGGCGATTTCGCGAGAAGTTGA
- a CDS encoding hypothetical protein (product_source=Hypo-rule applied), translating into MDAILGQVLRNAVWERLDVLSELANRADASSLLSVARSEIPRLTAGWRTLLTAHEPDERGNCPECSTRLRQRKAPCAVWRSAYEHLVAGGLAPRPARHLRPAQALRRAAPVP; encoded by the coding sequence GTGGACGCGATCCTGGGACAGGTTCTGCGCAACGCGGTGTGGGAGCGACTCGATGTGCTTTCCGAGCTCGCGAACCGCGCTGATGCGTCGTCCCTGCTGTCCGTAGCGCGCTCCGAGATCCCGCGCCTCACCGCGGGGTGGCGGACGCTGCTGACCGCACACGAACCGGACGAACGAGGCAACTGCCCGGAGTGCTCGACCCGGTTGCGCCAGCGCAAGGCACCCTGCGCGGTGTGGCGCTCGGCCTACGAGCACTTGGTGGCCGGTGGCCTCGCACCCCGTCCCGCACGGCACCTGCGCCCGGCGCAGGCTCTGCGCCGAGCGGCGCCGGTGCCGTAG
- a CDS encoding hypothetical protein (product_source=Hypo-rule applied), producing the protein MDSSQQSGEPESVGPVPRPEHRHDDSGETAGANRLRVQCRGVDHTPRTLEVLLDRDRVVLAGPPGATAAVPTERVGQLSSALRFAADQARK; encoded by the coding sequence GTGGATTCCTCCCAGCAGTCCGGCGAACCGGAATCGGTGGGCCCCGTCCCCCGACCGGAACACCGCCACGACGATTCCGGTGAGACCGCCGGGGCGAATCGGCTGCGGGTGCAGTGCCGGGGTGTGGACCACACTCCCCGGACCCTCGAGGTGCTCCTCGATAGGGACAGGGTGGTTCTCGCCGGACCGCCCGGCGCAACCGCGGCGGTGCCGACCGAGCGGGTCGGCCAACTCAGCTCCGCGCTGCGGTTCGCCGCTGATCAGGCGAGAAAGTGA
- a CDS encoding transcriptional regulator with XRE-family HTH domain/tetratricopeptide (TPR) repeat protein (product_source=COG1396/COG0457; cath_funfam=1.10.260.40,1.25.40.10; cog=COG0457,COG1396; pfam=PF01381; smart=SM00028,SM00530; superfamily=47413,48452) gives MNTIGSNGSLVTPEVWEGREMRQALANRDISDIYKLLRKHGVSQRQIAAATGQSQSEVSEILKGRQVIAYDVLARIADGLGVPRGYMGLAYDGATAVRATEQDTGGSPAEEDETVKRRKFLTHAAAVAMGASVFGAEEGDWLMSSAQTPAPSRIGMTDVQQIQAATKALRDLDYRHGGGTCRDAVVAQLNWARQLLHADCAEHVKQRLFVSLADMHSLAGWTSFDMGLMDPARSHFGKALQFAKQANDDSLVANVLYRMGRVYLHYQQPNEALKLFQLGQIAAQDSGSSLTVAVMCANEGWAYGMLNRPDQVGKMLGRTQDEFARAELHQEPDWVKFFDQNDLHGMTGSVYDALAEFTPERYAPLAVAETLKSNQSYGENMQRSHVFMLGMQATNHMRSGDVQQGIKVGRQALELGSLVKSARVPDRLRPLQLEAAKHTMNPDARDFAEQVRTFREARSV, from the coding sequence ATGAACACCATCGGTTCCAACGGCTCTCTCGTTACACCCGAGGTCTGGGAAGGACGAGAGATGCGCCAAGCGCTGGCCAATCGCGACATCAGCGACATCTACAAGCTGTTGCGCAAGCACGGTGTTTCGCAGCGTCAGATCGCCGCCGCGACCGGCCAGTCGCAGTCCGAGGTTTCGGAGATCCTCAAGGGCAGGCAGGTCATCGCCTATGACGTGCTGGCCCGCATCGCGGATGGTCTCGGCGTCCCGAGGGGGTACATGGGCCTCGCCTATGACGGGGCGACGGCAGTGAGGGCCACCGAACAGGACACCGGTGGCTCCCCGGCTGAGGAGGACGAGACGGTGAAGCGTCGGAAGTTTCTGACCCATGCCGCGGCGGTTGCGATGGGGGCTTCTGTCTTCGGTGCGGAGGAAGGCGACTGGCTGATGTCCAGTGCCCAGACTCCGGCACCGTCGCGTATCGGCATGACCGACGTTCAACAGATTCAGGCAGCGACCAAGGCACTGCGCGATCTGGACTACCGGCACGGCGGGGGGACTTGCCGTGACGCTGTCGTGGCCCAGCTGAACTGGGCCAGGCAACTGCTGCACGCCGACTGCGCCGAACACGTCAAACAGCGGTTGTTCGTCTCGCTGGCCGACATGCACAGCCTCGCGGGGTGGACCTCGTTCGACATGGGGCTGATGGACCCGGCCAGGAGCCACTTCGGCAAGGCGCTGCAGTTCGCCAAGCAGGCCAACGACGACAGCCTGGTCGCCAACGTGCTCTACCGCATGGGGCGGGTCTACCTGCACTACCAGCAGCCCAACGAAGCACTCAAGCTGTTCCAGCTGGGACAGATCGCCGCGCAGGACTCCGGGTCCTCGTTGACGGTCGCGGTGATGTGCGCCAACGAGGGCTGGGCCTACGGCATGCTCAACCGCCCCGACCAGGTCGGCAAGATGTTGGGGCGTACCCAGGACGAGTTCGCCAGGGCCGAACTCCATCAGGAGCCGGACTGGGTGAAGTTCTTCGACCAGAACGACCTGCACGGCATGACTGGTTCGGTCTACGACGCGTTGGCCGAGTTCACCCCGGAGCGCTACGCACCGCTGGCCGTCGCGGAGACACTCAAGAGCAACCAGTCGTACGGGGAGAACATGCAGCGCAGCCACGTTTTCATGCTGGGAATGCAGGCGACCAACCACATGCGGTCCGGCGACGTCCAGCAGGGCATCAAGGTCGGCAGGCAGGCGCTGGAGCTCGGTTCGCTGGTCAAGTCCGCGCGGGTGCCCGACCGGCTGCGACCCTTGCAGCTGGAAGCGGCCAAACACACCATGAACCCGGACGCGCGTGATTTCGCCGAACAGGTCCGCACCTTCCGCGAGGCGCGATCGGTTTGA
- a CDS encoding hypothetical protein (product_source=Hypo-rule applied; cath_funfam=3.90.1200.10; pfam=PF01636; superfamily=56112) produces MTFPPNSAHGAEIPPELETALAEICAEAGLDHRGARLLRFVNNGVFLLRAHPVVVRIVLSPSLAYRADNVVEAASWLAEHGIDSVRLFRGVPQPVRTGAHIATLWEEVTDSGVAPTGSDLGKLLRELHALGEPPSAPRWQPMADARRRLAEGEHELDRSDRDFLKRHCDDVEHRLSELEFVLPRSTVHGDAHLGNVIVGPNGPVLCDFDSLCAGPPEWDLTPMAVGYLRLGRSPLAYRHLVDAYGFDVTDWSGFSVLRDLRELKITVSVLPNLRGNPAVAEEFYRRLRSMRERDFTVRWSPYR; encoded by the coding sequence ATGACTTTCCCGCCGAACTCGGCACACGGTGCCGAGATTCCGCCCGAACTGGAAACGGCACTGGCCGAGATATGTGCCGAGGCAGGGCTCGACCACCGCGGCGCGCGTCTGCTGCGGTTCGTCAACAACGGGGTCTTCCTGCTGCGTGCTCACCCCGTGGTGGTGCGTATCGTGCTGTCGCCGTCGCTGGCCTACCGCGCGGACAACGTGGTCGAGGCCGCGAGCTGGTTGGCCGAACACGGCATCGACTCCGTACGGCTGTTCCGGGGAGTTCCCCAACCCGTTCGGACCGGAGCCCACATCGCCACCCTGTGGGAGGAAGTCACCGATTCCGGAGTCGCACCCACGGGAAGTGACCTGGGAAAGCTGCTGCGTGAGCTGCACGCCCTGGGGGAACCACCTTCGGCGCCGCGTTGGCAACCGATGGCCGACGCCCGGCGCCGCCTCGCCGAGGGCGAGCACGAACTCGACCGCAGTGATCGGGATTTCCTGAAACGTCACTGCGACGACGTCGAGCACCGGCTCTCCGAGCTGGAGTTCGTCCTCCCCCGCAGTACGGTGCACGGCGACGCCCACCTCGGCAACGTCATCGTCGGCCCGAACGGCCCGGTGCTGTGCGATTTCGACTCATTGTGCGCGGGACCTCCGGAATGGGATCTCACGCCGATGGCGGTGGGATATCTGCGACTGGGACGTTCTCCGCTCGCGTATCGGCATCTCGTGGACGCCTACGGGTTCGACGTCACCGACTGGTCGGGTTTTTCGGTATTGCGAGACCTGCGCGAACTGAAAATAACCGTGAGTGTGCTTCCGAATCTTCGTGGTAATCCCGCTGTCGCGGAAGAGTTTTATCGTCGGTTGCGTTCGATGCGTGAGCGTGATTTCACGGTGCGGTGGTCGCCCTACCGTTGA
- a CDS encoding choline/carnitine/betaine transport (product_source=TIGR00842; cog=COG1292; pfam=PF02028; tigrfam=TIGR00842; transmembrane_helix_parts=Inside_1_43,TMhelix_44_63,Outside_64_77,TMhelix_78_100,Inside_101_120,TMhelix_121_143,Outside_144_189,TMhelix_190_209,Inside_210_239,TMhelix_240_262,Outside_263_276,TMhelix_277_299,Inside_300_310,TMhelix_311_333,Outside_334_361,TMhelix_362_384,Inside_385_396,TMhelix_397_419,Outside_420_453,TMhelix_454_476,Inside_477_488,TMhelix_489_508,Outside_509_522,TMhelix_523_542,Inside_543_607), whose amino-acid sequence MSTNAPLQQQGLGSGKPGPGDSSRTAEHDTEPPDSGGKTGTDRIVFGTVALIMFALVAWGGFATESLGDWSSGALNWLIGNFGWSLVLASTGFVVFALYLAVSRFGRIPLGADDEGPEFRTVSWIAMMFSAGMGIGLMFYGVSEPLSHFVSPPPGAVATVPGPDGAAVVAPGATDEAVRTAMATSLFHWTLHPWAIYAVAGLAIAYSAFRKGRKQLISAVFAPLLGERAAAGPLGKLIDVLALFATLFGSAASLGIGTLQIRTGLSEAGWIDGASTTVLVLIIVVLTVCFIASAVSGVARGIQYLSNINMVLAALLAVFVFLVGPTVFMLNLIPTSLGTYLGDFGLMASRSGATGGSETQRWLSTWTVFYWAWWISWTPFVGMFIARISRGRTIRQFVGGVLLVPSVVSVIWFAIFGGAAIGAARDGVSVSEGGAEAQTFNVLEQLPLSSVTSVLVMILVAIFFVSGADAGSVVMGTLSQRGSIEPARWVVIFWGAATGAVAAVMLVIGHGGDTALSGIQNLTFIGALPFTAVMVVMCVALVKDLRADPLTLRADKGTEVLERAVLKGHEQHDGNFELEISEDDGEPLDGDSSESPGTAADAADRDR is encoded by the coding sequence GTGTCCACGAACGCACCACTCCAACAGCAGGGGCTCGGCTCGGGGAAACCGGGCCCCGGGGACAGCTCCCGAACCGCCGAACACGACACCGAGCCCCCGGACTCGGGCGGGAAAACCGGTACCGACCGTATCGTGTTCGGCACCGTGGCACTGATCATGTTCGCGCTGGTCGCCTGGGGCGGATTCGCCACGGAATCGCTCGGCGACTGGTCCAGCGGCGCCTTGAACTGGCTGATCGGCAATTTCGGCTGGAGCCTGGTACTGGCCTCCACCGGTTTCGTCGTGTTCGCGCTGTACCTGGCCGTGAGCAGGTTCGGGCGGATCCCGCTCGGTGCCGACGACGAGGGCCCCGAGTTCCGAACCGTTTCCTGGATCGCGATGATGTTCAGCGCGGGCATGGGGATCGGGCTGATGTTCTACGGCGTCAGCGAGCCGCTGTCGCACTTCGTCTCACCCCCGCCCGGAGCCGTGGCAACCGTGCCGGGACCGGACGGTGCGGCCGTGGTCGCACCCGGCGCCACCGACGAGGCGGTTCGAACCGCCATGGCCACCTCGCTGTTCCACTGGACGCTGCACCCCTGGGCCATCTACGCGGTCGCCGGACTCGCCATCGCCTACAGCGCGTTCCGAAAAGGACGGAAACAGCTCATCAGCGCCGTGTTCGCCCCACTGCTCGGTGAGCGCGCGGCCGCGGGACCGCTCGGCAAACTCATCGACGTGCTCGCCCTGTTCGCGACCCTGTTCGGTTCCGCCGCCTCGCTCGGCATCGGAACCCTGCAGATCCGCACCGGTCTCAGTGAGGCGGGCTGGATCGACGGCGCGAGCACCACGGTGCTGGTGCTGATCATCGTGGTACTGACCGTCTGCTTCATCGCTTCGGCGGTGTCCGGCGTAGCCAGGGGTATCCAGTACCTGTCCAACATCAACATGGTGCTCGCAGCGCTGCTAGCGGTGTTCGTGTTCCTGGTGGGACCGACGGTGTTCATGCTGAACCTGATCCCCACCTCGCTGGGCACCTACCTGGGTGATTTCGGTCTGATGGCCTCGCGTTCCGGTGCCACCGGCGGCAGCGAGACGCAGCGATGGCTGTCCACCTGGACCGTCTTCTACTGGGCCTGGTGGATCTCCTGGACGCCGTTCGTGGGGATGTTCATCGCACGCATCAGCCGGGGGAGGACCATTCGGCAGTTCGTGGGTGGCGTGCTGCTCGTTCCCAGCGTTGTCAGCGTGATCTGGTTCGCGATATTCGGCGGTGCCGCCATCGGAGCGGCCAGGGACGGTGTGTCCGTCTCGGAAGGCGGTGCGGAGGCCCAGACGTTCAACGTGCTGGAGCAGCTCCCGCTGTCGAGTGTCACCTCGGTGCTGGTGATGATCCTGGTGGCCATCTTCTTCGTCTCCGGCGCGGACGCGGGATCGGTGGTGATGGGCACCCTGTCGCAGCGCGGTTCCATCGAGCCCGCGCGCTGGGTCGTGATCTTCTGGGGTGCGGCCACCGGTGCGGTCGCGGCCGTGATGCTGGTCATCGGGCACGGCGGTGACACCGCGCTGAGCGGCATCCAGAACCTGACCTTCATCGGTGCGCTGCCGTTCACCGCCGTGATGGTGGTGATGTGCGTGGCGCTGGTGAAGGACCTGCGTGCGGATCCGCTCACCCTCCGCGCCGACAAGGGGACCGAGGTGCTGGAACGCGCCGTGCTCAAAGGGCACGAGCAGCACGACGGGAACTTCGAGCTGGAGATCTCGGAGGACGACGGCGAACCGCTGGACGGCGATTCGTCCGAATCCCCGGGAACAGCCGCTGACGCCGCCGACCGGGACCGGTAA
- a CDS encoding hypothetical protein (product_source=Hypo-rule applied; superfamily=47661) — translation MTRAQRTRHEAPAGRRRSAPPEQRQSTRPRRSPAPESDYFEGKDPKTAKQEVKLAKQHYKAASKGEAGRITPGNARKAVGVARVIGPALAPYAAQAASAARDTYERARARRLGVAVTEVDRFSGRGAALHARIAGDSTALRDLREREPQDRSGTEVTRFVDSAQQRLSELASAVRAAERMPAGRRRSAHRAVRGELGRIEDDLLRRFRVEG, via the coding sequence ATGACACGTGCACAGCGAACGCGGCACGAGGCCCCGGCAGGGCGTCGGCGCTCCGCACCCCCCGAGCAGCGACAGTCCACCCGGCCGCGACGTTCCCCGGCACCGGAGTCGGACTACTTCGAGGGGAAGGACCCCAAGACCGCCAAGCAGGAGGTCAAACTCGCCAAACAGCACTACAAGGCCGCGAGCAAGGGCGAGGCGGGGCGGATCACACCCGGTAACGCCAGGAAGGCGGTCGGGGTGGCCAGGGTGATCGGCCCGGCGTTGGCGCCCTACGCCGCACAGGCGGCCTCGGCGGCCAGGGACACCTACGAACGGGCGAGAGCCCGCAGGCTCGGGGTGGCCGTGACGGAGGTGGACCGCTTCTCGGGGCGCGGTGCCGCGTTGCACGCCCGGATCGCGGGGGACAGCACGGCGCTGCGGGACCTGCGCGAACGCGAGCCACAGGACCGGAGCGGCACCGAGGTGACACGCTTCGTGGACTCGGCGCAGCAACGCCTGTCCGAACTGGCGAGCGCGGTACGCGCGGCGGAGCGGATGCCCGCGGGCAGGCGCCGCTCGGCACACCGGGCCGTGCGGGGCGAGTTGGGCAGGATCGAGGACGATCTGCTGCGCCGCTTCCGGGTGGAAGGGTAA